Proteins encoded by one window of Fusarium graminearum PH-1 chromosome 1, whole genome shotgun sequence:
- a CDS encoding ARP2/3 complex 21 kDa subunit has protein sequence MPAYNSVFNSDPNVPRIIGNFPLLPLRTKTRGPAYTLPAPSPPLPANESPDPDSDSYDILDEVLALFRANTFFRNFEIQGPADRLLVYGIWFVSDCLTKIRPHASLRDAQKDVMNLALDLNFAIPGDPGWPLNQMYEAPKDRQEAEQLKQYMSQVRQELAARLLARVYDEDETKPSKWWLSFTKRKFMGKSL, from the exons ATGCCG GCATACAACTCCGTCTTCAACTCGGACCCTAATGTCCCCCGTATAATCGGCAacttccctcttcttcctctccgAACCAAGACCCGCGGACCTGCCTACACCCTGCCCGCCCCCTCGCCGCCTCTGCCGGCCAACGAGTCACCCGATCCCGACAGTGACAGCTACGATATCCTTGACGAGGTCCTCGCCCTCTTCCGTGCCAACACATTCTTCCGAAACTTTGAGATTCAAGGCCCCGCCGATCGTCTGCTCGTCTATGGAATCTGGTTTGTCAGCGATTGTCTGACCAAGATCCGCCCTCATGCTTCTCTACGTGATGCCCAGAAGGATGTCATGAACCTGGCGCTTGACCTTAACTTTGCTATTCCCGGCGACCCAGGATGGCCTCTTAACCAG ATGTACGAGGCCCCCAAGGACAGACAAGAGGCGGAGCAGCTCAAGCAATACATGTCGCAGGTTCGACAGGAGCTTGCTGCTCGATTACTCGCTAGGGTAtacgacgaggatgagaccaagcCTAGCAAGTGGTGGTTGAGCTTTACCAAGAGAAAGTTTATGGGCAAGTCGCTGTAG